The following proteins are encoded in a genomic region of Triticum dicoccoides isolate Atlit2015 ecotype Zavitan chromosome 1B, WEW_v2.0, whole genome shotgun sequence:
- the LOC119350914 gene encoding F-box/LRR-repeat protein At3g26922-like, producing the protein MEEEAAEVEVIRAPKRHRSVGIAVQQVPPRVNNKERGSLDDLDLISRLLDFWLGTIISLLPTKDDARTQAISRRWRPLWRSSNAPLNLGTGNNLCDSNSRVALVSRILSDHPGPARRISLHLIFFPNILGEVDGWFHSRALTDLQDLEVTNLKRTNHYPLPPHSLTRFAPTVFVLRLGGCQFPGLSALPSFSHLKQLILFDVGISEDSLQNMISRCVVLESVSLYNMGFGRLCISSPTLKSIGFYAPRVKDASTFQELVIDDAPCLERLLPIYPDDGPVTIRVIRAPKLEVLGFLSEGISTLHLGTIVFQKMIAVTMTTKMRSVKIFVLESSPNLDLVIDFLMCFPCLVKLYVILNAGKNMNIVRKYDQLDTIECLELHLKEVVLKNYCGGYRPFFDFAKFFLLNAKVLNKMEIGGSYYRNDDCYLRLLQVENRASQGARIEVNRNIFTRHVHTHDLSMADPFD; encoded by the exons ATGGAGGAGGAGGCCGCGGAGGTAGAGGTAATTCGTGCTCCCAAGAGGCATAGATCTGTGGGAATCGCTGTCCAGCAAGTACCACCAAGGGTCAACAACAAGGAGCGGGGAAGTCTTGACGACCTAGATCTCATTAGCCGCCTCCTCGATTTCTGGCTTGGAACCATCATCTCCCTCCTTCCCACCAAGGATGATGCCCGCACGCAAGCCATCTCTCGTCGGTGGCGTCCTCTCTGGCGCTCCTCCAATGCGCCTCTCAACCTTGGCACTGGTAATAATCTTTGTGACAGCAATTCGCGTGTCGCGCTGGTCTCCAGGATCCTCTCCGACCATCCCGGCCCGGCCCGTCGGATCTCTCTGCACCTCATCTTCTTCCCCAACATCCTAGGCGAGGTCGACGGTTGGTTTCACTCCAGGGCGCTCACTGACCTCCAGGACCTCGAGGTCACCAACTTGAAGAGGACGAACCACTACCCGCTGCCTCCGCACTCGCTGACACGCTTCGCGCCCACAGTATTTGTGCTTAGGCTTGGCGGCTGCCAATTCCCCGGCCTGTCTGCGCTGCCAAGTTTTTCGCACCTCAAGCAGCTCATCCTGTTCGATGTTGGCATCTCGGAGGACTCTTTGCAAAACATGATCTCCCGATGtgttgttctggaaagtgtctcactATATAACATGGGCTTTGGTCGCCTTTGCATTAGCTCACCCACTCTCAAGAGCATCGGCTTCTATGCTCCTCGCGTCAAAGATGCCAGCACCTTCCAGGAGCTGGTCATTGACGATGCACCTTGCCTTGAGAGGTTGCTACCGATTTATCCAGATGATGGTCCGGTGACCATACGAGTCATCCGGGCTCCTAAATTGGAGGTACTTGGTTTTTTGTCTGAAGGCATATCTACACTCCACCTTGGAACCATAGTCTTTCAG AAAATGATTGCTGTCACCATGACAACCAAAATGCGCTCAGTGAAGATTTTTGTTCTTGAATCTAGTCCTAATCTGGATTTAGTTATTGACTTCCTCATGTGCTTTCCCTGCTTGGTGAAGCTCTATGTCATT TTGAATGCAGGAAAGAATATGAATATTGTGCGGaagtatgatcaacttgatacaatTGAATGCCTTGAACTCCATCTAAAAGAAGTGGTTCTCAAGAATTACTGCGGTGGTTATAGGCCATTTTTTGACTTTGCCAAGTTCTTTCTTTTGAATGCCAAAGTGCTGAATAAAATGGAAATCGGAGGCTCTTATTACCGCAACGACGACTGTTATTTAAGGCTGCTACAAGTGGAGAATAGAGCTTCTCAAGGTGCGCGAATTGAAGTAAACAGAAATATATTCACTCGCCACGTACATACCCATGATTTGTCAATGGCTGATCCCTTCGACTGA